A genome region from Clostridium sp. JN-9 includes the following:
- a CDS encoding MFS transporter → MKKRIMIIKHMKSIYKNSNLIIYLIGIFVSGIGTKLTTIALSDKVLRLTGNDFNVSLVFMLQSIPILIFGMLAGNVVDKINKKAAFIIINIIFAFTSFTFALTYNKLIIFSIVLINGIIQAFYIPVETSLMPLLVDKKYLTQANGLKMSISGIIMIAGYAFAGILISFTGDTIAFILDGLSFIFIAMISIFFSINKVNFISNRYNETNLKKDIIDGWNFIKNNENVKYMFFIDIIINFIISMQTPLTYIFVEKYLGGSILMAKRTGLLFSFAGIGTIFGGIILGSFKNRNKLMLLSVSLVFDSMLVIAFSLNRYFPITLFIFGGMGVVGAFNGSILQTVIQEETPGNLLGRVSGFINSIVQPVGVVSILIGGICANLIEVKWIFIFGALLELLTGLYFIGRYKITA, encoded by the coding sequence TTGAAAAAAAGAATAATGATTATTAAACATATGAAAAGTATATATAAAAATTCAAATTTGATTATTTATTTAATTGGTATATTTGTGTCAGGTATTGGGACAAAACTTACGACTATAGCATTATCTGATAAAGTGCTGAGGCTTACTGGAAATGATTTTAATGTAAGTTTGGTTTTTATGCTTCAAAGTATACCCATTTTAATTTTTGGTATGTTAGCTGGTAATGTAGTAGATAAGATTAATAAGAAAGCAGCCTTTATAATAATTAATATTATTTTTGCTTTTACTTCTTTTACTTTTGCTTTAACTTATAATAAACTTATTATTTTTTCTATTGTTCTTATAAATGGCATTATTCAAGCCTTTTACATTCCAGTTGAAACTTCTTTAATGCCATTATTAGTTGATAAAAAATATTTAACTCAAGCTAATGGCCTTAAAATGTCTATAAGTGGAATCATAATGATAGCTGGTTACGCATTTGCCGGTATTTTAATTAGTTTTACTGGAGATACTATAGCTTTTATTCTTGATGGGTTATCCTTTATATTTATAGCAATGATATCTATTTTTTTTAGTATTAATAAGGTTAATTTTATTAGTAATAGATATAATGAAACAAATTTAAAAAAAGATATAATTGATGGCTGGAATTTCATTAAGAATAACGAGAATGTAAAATATATGTTTTTCATTGACATAATTATCAACTTTATTATTTCAATGCAGACGCCGCTTACATATATTTTTGTAGAAAAATATTTAGGTGGAAGTATCCTGATGGCAAAAAGAACTGGACTTCTATTTTCCTTTGCAGGTATTGGCACAATATTTGGCGGAATAATACTTGGAAGTTTTAAAAATAGAAATAAGTTAATGCTCCTTTCAGTTTCTCTTGTTTTTGATAGTATGTTAGTTATAGCTTTTTCATTAAATAGGTATTTTCCTATTACTTTATTCATATTTGGAGGAATGGGAGTGGTTGGTGCATTTAACGGCAGCATTTTACAAACAGTTATTCAGGAAGAAACCCCGGGAAATTTACTGGGGCGTGTTTCAGGTTTTATTAATTCAATAGTTCAACCTGTAGGTGTAGTATCTATTCTAATAGGCGGTATTTGTGCTAATTTAATTGAAGTGAAATGGATTTTTATTTTCGGTGCATTATTAGAGCTGTTAACTGGATTATATTTTATTGGAAGATATAAAATTACAGCATGA
- a CDS encoding site-specific integrase — protein MLEKIKGTDLFYQYYAQWITVYKDGAIRKVTMDKYLMTEKWLEKLIPNLMICDLNRITYQQLLNEYAAWHERQTTMDFHHQLKAAILDAVDEGLIDRDPTLKAIIKGKTPKNKKTKYLNQFELHTLLSSLDLKSEVSWDWLILLVAKTGMRFSEALALTPKDFDFSHQMLSISKTWDYKGNGGFLPTKNQSSVRKVQIDWQTVIQFSELLKGLPEDKPIFTGNKVYNSTVNEILTRHCKNAKVPVISIHGLRHTHASLLLFAGVSIASVARRLGHASMTTTQKTYLHIIQELENKDIDLVMRSLSELS, from the coding sequence ATGTTAGAAAAAATAAAAGGGACTGATTTATTTTACCAATATTATGCACAATGGATTACAGTATACAAAGATGGTGCTATAAGAAAAGTAACTATGGATAAATATCTTATGACAGAAAAGTGGCTTGAAAAACTCATTCCAAACCTTATGATTTGCGATTTGAATCGTATAACTTACCAGCAATTACTTAATGAATATGCTGCGTGGCATGAGCGTCAAACAACAATGGATTTTCATCATCAATTAAAAGCTGCAATTTTGGATGCAGTGGATGAAGGCCTAATTGATAGGGATCCCACGCTAAAAGCAATAATCAAAGGAAAAACTCCAAAAAATAAAAAGACAAAGTACCTGAATCAGTTTGAGCTGCATACTCTATTAAGCAGTCTTGATTTAAAGTCTGAAGTAAGCTGGGATTGGCTTATACTATTAGTTGCAAAAACCGGGATGCGCTTTTCGGAAGCATTAGCACTTACCCCTAAAGATTTTGATTTTTCACATCAGATGCTTTCAATTAGTAAAACATGGGATTACAAAGGAAATGGCGGCTTTCTTCCAACAAAAAATCAATCCTCTGTACGAAAAGTACAAATAGACTGGCAAACAGTAATTCAGTTTTCTGAGTTACTAAAGGGATTGCCAGAAGATAAACCCATATTTACAGGAAACAAAGTATATAATTCAACTGTTAATGAAATATTAACAAGACACTGTAAGAATGCAAAAGTTCCAGTAATTTCAATTCACGGGTTACGCCATACGCATGCCTCTCTTTTGTTATTTGCTGGTGTATCAATTGCAAGTGTTGCAAGAAGGTTAGGGCATGCTAGTATGACAACAACCCAAAAAACCTATTTACATATTATTCAGGAACTTGAAAATAAGGATATAGATTTGGTTATGCGTTCATTGTCAGAATTAAGTTAA
- a CDS encoding type I restriction-modification system subunit M, with the protein MSNNSQEITSKLWAMANELRGTMDASEYKNYILAFMFYRYLSEHQEQYLVESNVIDVLDGGSINDAYLKQAAGEDLNDYLQDISSSLGYAIAPNDTWESLINKINDAQVIPSDYQTIFDNFNKNAELNKEAVKDFRGIFNDINLGDSRLGSSTNERAKSLNNMVKLVDGVEYKGDDGKDILGEIYEYLIGQFAASAGKKGGEFYTPHQVSKILAKVVTSGVEKSDDFFNVYDPTMGSGSLLLTVGQELPNGTPIKYFGQELNTTTYNLARMNLMMHDVPYNNMTLNNADTLENDWPDGPDEKGIDHPRSFDAVVANPPYSAKWDNDETKLKDPRFSDYGKLAPASKADYAFILHSIYHLNNTGTMAIVLPHGVLFRGAAEGKIRQTLIEKNYLDTVIGLPANLFYGTSIPTIILVFKKNRKTKDILFIDASNDFEKGKNQNNLNNENIDKIINTFKKRKDVDKYAHVASIEEIRENEFNLNIPRYVDTFEEETPIDLGEVNKQLEQDNKEIAELEAEINEQLKILGVKN; encoded by the coding sequence ATGAGTAATAATTCACAAGAAATTACCAGCAAACTTTGGGCTATGGCGAATGAACTGCGTGGCACAATGGATGCATCAGAGTACAAAAACTATATCTTAGCATTCATGTTTTATCGATACCTTTCGGAACATCAAGAGCAATATTTAGTGGAAAGTAATGTTATTGATGTTCTCGATGGGGGATCTATCAATGATGCTTACCTAAAACAAGCTGCAGGTGAAGATTTAAATGACTATTTACAAGATATTTCATCAAGTCTTGGGTATGCAATTGCACCAAATGATACATGGGAGTCTTTGATTAATAAAATTAATGATGCACAGGTTATCCCTAGTGACTACCAAACCATTTTTGATAATTTTAATAAAAATGCAGAATTAAATAAAGAAGCAGTGAAAGATTTTCGTGGTATATTCAACGATATTAATTTGGGAGATTCACGTCTTGGAAGTTCTACAAATGAACGTGCAAAATCGCTTAACAATATGGTTAAATTAGTTGATGGAGTTGAATACAAGGGAGATGATGGAAAAGATATTCTAGGTGAAATCTATGAATATTTAATTGGTCAATTTGCTGCAAGTGCCGGTAAAAAAGGCGGCGAATTCTATACGCCTCATCAGGTAAGTAAGATTTTAGCTAAAGTAGTCACCAGCGGTGTAGAAAAATCAGATGATTTCTTCAATGTATATGATCCCACAATGGGTTCAGGTTCATTACTGCTTACTGTTGGACAAGAACTGCCTAATGGTACTCCTATTAAGTATTTTGGCCAGGAGCTGAATACAACAACTTATAATCTGGCACGTATGAACCTGATGATGCATGATGTACCTTATAATAATATGACACTGAATAATGCTGATACTTTGGAAAACGATTGGCCGGATGGACCAGATGAAAAAGGCATTGATCACCCACGCAGTTTTGATGCAGTAGTTGCAAATCCACCATATTCTGCAAAATGGGATAATGATGAAACAAAATTAAAAGATCCACGTTTTAGTGATTATGGAAAATTAGCACCAGCCTCAAAAGCTGATTATGCCTTTATATTGCACAGTATATATCATTTAAATAACACTGGTACAATGGCTATTGTTTTGCCTCATGGCGTGCTGTTTCGAGGTGCAGCAGAAGGTAAAATTCGTCAAACTCTCATTGAAAAAAATTATCTTGACACGGTTATAGGTTTGCCAGCTAACTTATTTTATGGGACAAGTATACCAACAATCATTTTGGTATTTAAGAAGAATCGTAAAACCAAGGATATATTATTCATTGATGCAAGCAATGATTTTGAAAAGGGTAAGAATCAAAATAACTTAAACAATGAAAATATAGATAAGATCATTAATACTTTTAAGAAACGTAAAGATGTTGATAAATATGCTCATGTGGCATCAATTGAGGAAATTAGGGAAAATGAGTTTAACCTGAATATTCCACGTTATGTTGATACTTTTGAAGAAGAAACTCCAATTGATTTGGGAGAGGTAAATAAGCAGTTAGAACAAGATAATAAGGAAATCGCAGAACTTGAAGCTGAAATTAATGAACAATTGAAGATTTTGGGAGTGAAAAATTAG
- a CDS encoding restriction endonuclease subunit S, producing MNKNKGNVPKIRFPGFTSPWEQRKLGDMGKTFTGLSGKTKDDFGHGGAEFVTYMNIFSNSLTNTDQIEKVEIDERQNEVEYGDIFFTTSSETPEEVGMSSVWLGNKPNVYLNSFCFGYRPTKKLDPYYMAYMLRSPDVRKKFLFLAQGISRYNISKTKVMELSVPIPKVEEQIVIGQFFNQLSDLITLHQRKLNHLQDKKKGLLQKMFPKSGQCFPELRFPGFTDPWEQRKVGDLGNIITGSTPPTNDLSNYGGEYLFVSPADIQGARYVENTNTTLSEKGFRMSRILKEGSILFVSIGSTIGKVAQTKRLSVTNQQINAIEVNDILDKDFIYSLMETKAKTIKGLAATQAVPIVNKTSFTDVDVYIPENLKEQSQIGKVFKQLDNLITLHQRKLSHLQELKKALLQQMFV from the coding sequence ATGAATAAGAATAAAGGGAATGTACCTAAAATAAGGTTTCCAGGGTTTACCAGCCCTTGGGAACAGCGTAAGTTAGGAGATATGGGAAAAACATTTACTGGTTTATCAGGGAAAACGAAGGATGATTTTGGGCATGGAGGTGCAGAATTTGTAACTTATATGAATATTTTTAGTAATTCTCTAACTAATACTGACCAAATAGAAAAGGTTGAAATAGATGAGAGGCAAAATGAAGTTGAATATGGAGATATCTTTTTTACAACTTCTTCAGAGACACCAGAAGAAGTTGGCATGTCTTCCGTTTGGCTTGGAAATAAGCCAAATGTTTACCTTAATAGCTTTTGCTTTGGATATAGACCTACGAAAAAATTAGATCCATATTACATGGCGTATATGCTACGATCTCCAGATGTTAGAAAGAAATTTTTATTTTTAGCCCAAGGAATTTCTAGATATAATATTTCTAAAACAAAGGTAATGGAACTATCCGTTCCTATTCCAAAGGTGGAAGAACAAATAGTTATAGGACAATTTTTCAACCAACTTAGTGATCTTATAACCCTTCATCAGCGTAAGTTAAATCACCTGCAAGATAAGAAGAAAGGTTTGTTACAAAAAATGTTCCCGAAAAGTGGACAATGCTTTCCAGAACTTCGCTTTCCGGGATTTACTGACCCTTGGGAACAGCGTAAGGTTGGGGATTTGGGAAATATCATAACAGGATCAACACCGCCTACAAATGATCTATCAAATTATGGTGGAGAATATTTATTTGTTAGTCCAGCAGATATTCAGGGTGCTAGATATGTTGAAAATACAAATACTACTTTAAGCGAAAAAGGATTTCGTATGAGTAGGATACTAAAAGAAGGATCTATTCTTTTCGTTAGTATTGGTTCAACAATTGGGAAAGTGGCTCAAACAAAGAGATTATCAGTAACAAATCAACAGATCAACGCAATAGAAGTTAATGATATTTTAGATAAAGATTTCATTTATTCATTAATGGAGACCAAAGCTAAAACTATAAAAGGACTTGCAGCTACTCAAGCAGTTCCTATTGTGAATAAAACTTCTTTTACTGATGTAGATGTTTATATTCCAGAAAACTTAAAAGAACAATCTCAGATTGGAAAGGTTTTTAAACAGCTTGACAATCTTATTACCCTTCATCAGCGGAAGTTAAGCCATCTGCAAGAACTAAAGAAAGCATTACTACAACAGATGTTTGTATAA
- a CDS encoding IS3 family transposase: protein MKKKELSIDDRFQVARHYIRQGYKITLVLKYAGLSRSTYYYHVSSENKVKVKPENVGRPIVGYSITTSGKKICDEEIKDNIMELIQGDAFFYGYHKITHDLMKEYNLIINHKKVYRLCKELNILKKQRVIKPHVKSSISVNRIVKKSNELWEADIKYGYIIGEDKFFFVLSVIDVFDRSIIDYYMGYRCTGSDAASLIRRCLIRRDLLDSEGKPVIRTDNGPQFISNIFEGSCKDINIYHERIPSRTPNKNAHIESFHRIFEDECIGIYEFDSYKDAYAEVARFMKRYNTRRLHSSLKYKTPNEFYIQNMGKEIESMAIHL from the coding sequence ATTAAAAAAAAAGAGCTTTCTATAGATGATAGATTTCAGGTAGCCAGGCATTATATAAGGCAAGGTTATAAAATAACGTTAGTGCTGAAATACGCTGGTTTAAGCCGATCTACATATTACTATCATGTCTCAAGTGAAAATAAAGTTAAGGTGAAGCCAGAGAATGTTGGAAGACCTATTGTAGGATATTCTATTACAACAAGTGGTAAAAAGATATGTGATGAAGAGATTAAAGACAACATTATGGAGCTAATCCAGGGTGATGCTTTCTTCTATGGCTATCATAAAATTACCCACGATTTGATGAAAGAATACAACCTGATTATTAATCATAAGAAGGTGTACAGGCTGTGTAAAGAACTCAATATACTCAAGAAACAAAGAGTTATCAAGCCTCATGTTAAAAGCTCAATATCAGTCAATAGGATAGTTAAAAAGTCAAACGAACTCTGGGAGGCAGACATCAAATATGGTTATATTATTGGTGAAGATAAGTTTTTCTTTGTATTGTCAGTAATAGATGTTTTTGATAGATCCATAATCGATTATTACATGGGCTATAGATGTACAGGCTCAGATGCAGCAAGCTTAATAAGACGCTGCCTGATTAGGAGAGATCTGCTTGACAGTGAAGGCAAGCCAGTCATTAGGACTGATAATGGCCCACAGTTTATCAGTAATATATTTGAAGGAAGCTGTAAAGATATAAACATTTATCATGAAAGGATTCCAAGCAGAACTCCCAATAAAAATGCTCATATTGAGTCTTTCCACAGGATCTTTGAAGATGAATGCATAGGTATATATGAATTTGATAGTTACAAGGATGCATATGCAGAAGTAGCAAGGTTTATGAAAAGATACAACACTAGGAGGCTTCACTCAAGCCTTAAATACAAAACTCCAAATGAGTTTTATATACAGAATATGGGGAAAGAAATTGAAAGTATGGCAATTCATTTATAG
- a CDS encoding transposase, producing the protein MKGSCYSKEIKEQVLKEVGETGNMTLVARNHNIPSTTINTWVKKKKDAAKAGFARGPKSSNFNSINSNKEIEKENDLLKKTLGEKDLEIAILKDLLKKKSFL; encoded by the coding sequence ATGAAAGGTAGCTGTTATTCAAAAGAGATTAAGGAGCAGGTGTTAAAAGAAGTAGGCGAAACGGGTAACATGACGTTGGTTGCAAGAAATCATAATATACCATCTACAACCATTAATACATGGGTAAAAAAGAAAAAGGATGCTGCTAAAGCTGGCTTTGCCAGGGGCCCAAAATCAAGTAACTTTAATTCAATTAATTCTAATAAAGAAATAGAAAAAGAAAATGATTTATTGAAAAAAACGCTTGGTGAAAAAGACCTTGAAATAGCAATTTTAAAGGACTTATTAAAAAAAAAGAGCTTTCTATAG
- a CDS encoding restriction endonuclease subunit S, translating into MKKLSELVELVSGSPQFRIIEMFDEKTPLFTYYSQTDLTDDLADIISKDVDNKQVRTNDKVNTLCRGDVVFSLITGIAAMVGKEHEGYLYTQNYVKLLPIHNIDSKFLVYLINENKTIRKQLMIGLQGSQVLKYTLKQLKELKIPKIPSIDKQEIIGQVYFNQLRLQAIRNRAAELETKIILSKLEGASEK; encoded by the coding sequence ATGAAAAAGTTGAGTGAGTTGGTTGAGTTAGTAAGTGGATCACCTCAGTTTAGAATTATTGAAATGTTTGACGAGAAAACACCGCTTTTTACTTATTATAGTCAAACAGATTTAACAGATGATTTGGCAGATATTATTTCAAAGGATGTGGACAACAAACAAGTGAGAACCAATGATAAAGTAAATACCTTATGTCGTGGTGATGTGGTGTTTAGTTTAATTACTGGAATTGCAGCCATGGTGGGAAAAGAGCATGAGGGATATCTTTATACGCAAAACTATGTTAAGTTATTACCTATACATAATATTGATTCAAAGTTTTTGGTTTATCTTATTAATGAAAACAAAACAATCAGGAAACAGCTTATGATTGGACTGCAAGGCTCGCAGGTTTTAAAATATACACTTAAGCAGCTTAAAGAACTTAAAATACCGAAAATACCTTCCATAGATAAGCAGGAAATTATAGGACAAGTCTATTTTAATCAGTTAAGACTGCAGGCCATTAGAAATAGAGCAGCAGAACTTGAAACAAAAATAATATTATCCAAGTTAGAGGGGGCAAGTGAGAAATGA
- a CDS encoding transposase, translating into MNKSYLKQMLTYINKVYDIGEKINTLEDKKIKSLVKISTITFVVLFGFMLQIRSFNRLEHWLKKGKFKKVLPKNTKMIHIDAVRRCLSDFDLNGLKNIHDSIIRTTIKNKIFRNGTIDGLKVVAVDGVELFESAKKFCDKCLSRKNKDGTTRHFHRSVVCITVGSDPHVILGQEMLEPKKDSSNKDEGEITGGIRLIKKLYRKYHHFADIIVADALYCKSTWIKEVLSIGMNAVVRVKDERLLIVKDALALFKRREADKKWIVKQGSKDYTKIKAWDEDNFEISDPTIKVRFIRFIEEIHTGDKVEIKEGWIITTDKFASVETLWKIMHKRWDIENNAFHQLKTEWHLDHCFLHSPTGVETVLMFIIIAFNLMQLYFFRCIRGFRKKRMLQIDIIEDIKDERFTIDDNWNNPIFKKT; encoded by the coding sequence ATGAATAAAAGTTATTTAAAACAAATGCTCACCTATATTAATAAAGTATACGATATAGGTGAAAAAATCAATACCTTAGAGGATAAAAAGATAAAATCTCTAGTAAAAATTTCAACAATCACCTTTGTAGTTTTGTTTGGATTTATGCTTCAAATAAGAAGTTTCAACAGGTTAGAGCATTGGCTTAAAAAAGGTAAATTTAAAAAAGTATTACCTAAAAACACTAAAATGATTCACATTGATGCCGTTAGGCGCTGCTTAAGTGATTTTGATTTGAATGGTTTGAAAAATATTCATGATAGTATAATTAGAACTACGATAAAAAATAAGATATTTAGAAATGGTACCATAGATGGCTTAAAGGTAGTTGCTGTAGATGGTGTAGAATTATTTGAAAGTGCTAAAAAATTTTGTGACAAATGTCTTTCACGAAAGAATAAGGATGGCACTACTCGTCATTTCCACAGATCTGTAGTTTGTATTACCGTAGGTTCGGATCCCCATGTTATTTTAGGACAAGAAATGCTTGAACCTAAGAAAGATAGTTCGAATAAAGATGAAGGTGAAATCACCGGAGGTATAAGATTAATAAAAAAATTATATCGTAAATATCACCATTTTGCCGATATTATAGTAGCTGATGCTTTATATTGTAAATCTACTTGGATAAAAGAAGTCCTTTCAATAGGAATGAATGCAGTAGTAAGAGTTAAAGATGAGCGTCTTCTCATTGTAAAGGATGCATTAGCTCTATTTAAGCGCCGTGAGGCTGATAAGAAATGGATTGTAAAGCAGGGAAGTAAAGACTATACCAAAATTAAAGCTTGGGATGAAGATAATTTTGAAATATCAGATCCGACTATCAAAGTTAGATTTATAAGGTTTATAGAAGAAATTCATACTGGAGATAAGGTAGAAATTAAAGAAGGCTGGATTATAACAACAGACAAATTTGCCTCAGTAGAAACCTTGTGGAAGATAATGCACAAGAGGTGGGATATAGAAAATAATGCCTTTCATCAGCTTAAAACAGAATGGCATTTAGATCATTGCTTTCTTCATAGCCCTACGGGCGTAGAGACAGTACTGATGTTTATAATTATAGCGTTTAATCTGATGCAGTTATATTTTTTTAGATGTATCAGAGGTTTTAGAAAGAAACGGATGCTTCAAATAGATATTATTGAAGATATAAAAGATGAAAGATTTACTATAGATGACAACTGGAATAATCCAATATTTAAAAAGACTTAA